A part of Pseudoliparis swirei isolate HS2019 ecotype Mariana Trench chromosome 8, NWPU_hadal_v1, whole genome shotgun sequence genomic DNA contains:
- the ccdc18 gene encoding coiled-coil domain-containing protein 18: protein MEPYSRNGFVRQENACLNMQDEHLISDLDAMQYEFASSMSQVCPRGPRIGVKNGVAIMREQINQLQAKLESQATELKAAELRADCSQEAAAHCDILVASLTEELSSLREELENNTALGKRAEQQRNQALQNAEKLKEAFKDYKATISIKLKRVMASESQLKESLVECDREKEEFEMKCTVMEKGKVEQSQTISQLKEEGRQVQSVAAGLQAQLEDARHKVLHLERQLMERGTEFRELGSLRKELENLRTLTQNQEQQAAQSHREAQLSHAELASLEAILSLLHLREGAVGTLCVRPCMFPPVNYLGTTHLLKLKPGEGYQQLLRGLQAMEAERTNQSSLIERLQERLSRTQEEISSLQSSMSQRASHYQSLHTELLDKVSQAAATEKELKRKSARVASLEQQLQEKTSAYSQAALSNTELENQLLEKTSNLQHYQSLMTKKQKEYQQSLDKCKQSQSQQLMEQQHRIEMLQQSGEEARSQMLLMEHELSSLQRERDEAQDAVLLLQSSMVQLTQQRQVEVRDNEELLQSLKEQAAQSASTVSELQSSLSACREELNVCLLQMDKMKKNYESELQKNKDRVSSLQEKLHGASLVCQSSAEQNLQLQLSLQRQQTMLTESAAHISELEDSQSQLQTQVSSLEQQLERTRATLQGEARNRERDAQEKDEELQEMKQQNIQLSESVGPLRSEVTKCRGELASKDSELQRLRKDVDDKMRQVRCRDESLQHMKKQLDSKSDTGMDLEEKLHRCEADRLNCVQRAQMLEAQLQAVQRESAETLEQLRELRDVLQRTQTIADERHASVEKLTVQLSETQRVLEERTHEVLDMDNALKERQGELQQRAQLLGQLEVALREHKQEMQKKVESLQQSLQARERELTDRHMKEEELAVKEAELQNMVTSLELELDLEKEQHSKELESLQQTRGQLLKVSEHISSTMISSQEQLAAKLQQSQNQLEEAKTEVEQTKTKLDRTRDQVGHLQTCRDQTQTQLLQSKTQLEQSRILCEQSRAQKSLLIVQLEQLSTQLNQAKVQVGQLQTELQAFKASMETSRESLLIKESEATRLQARISCLERAADHKHLYSLTHSPPARHTSTRSPENSSSSHFPAASPQKLQTTLPSSQHAHSTRLLSPTHTQTCSSPPAHTYLQPLSAPHPSNRTCDWLHRSSIDSSLDLPLSLKATLREAWGTRLWESSSSSSSSSSFPSTADHSWQGLSNMEATAASDLSFNPLTYRVDKRDDINLSMEDSSVQQGDEEQASESVSTLVGQQEDMSSLTGMLKFVNQTLAMQEDPSLWTSTGLQTAHILQRDVKET from the exons CACTCCAAAATGCTGAGAAACTCAAAGAAGCCTTCAAAGACTATAAGGCTACCATTTCTATTAAACTTAAAAGG gTGATGGCAAGTGAGAGCCAACTAAAAGAGAGTCTTGTTGAGTGtgacagagaaaaagaagagtttgaaaTGAAGTGCACAGTGATGGAGAAAGGAAAGGTAGAACAGAGCCAAACAATTAG CCagctgaaggaggaggggaggcagGTCCAATCGGTGGCTGCTGGTCTCCAGGCTCAACTGGAGGACGCCAGACATAAGGTCTTGCATCTTGAACGACAGCTTATGGAGCGGGGCACGGAATTCAGGGAGCTGGGCTCTCTGCGAAAGGAGCTGGAAAACCTGCGAACTCTGACCCAGAACCAGGAGCAGCAGGCGGCCCAGAGCCACAGAGAGGCTCAGCTGAGCCATGCGGAGCTGGCCAGCCTGGAGGCCATACTGTCCCTGCTGCACCTacgagag gGTGCTGTGGGCACACTGTGTGTCAGGCCCTGCATGTTTCCCCCAGTGAACTATCTAGGAACAACCCACCTACTGAAGCTCAAGCCAG GCGAAGGCTACCAGCAGCTGCTGCGAGGGCTGCAGGCGATGGAGGCCGAGCGGACCAACCAGAGCAGCCTGATTGAGCGGCTTCAGGAGCGTCTGAGCAGAACGCAGGAGGAGATCTCCTCACTGCAGAGCTCCATGAGCCAGAGAGCCTCCCACTATCAGAGCCTCCACACGGAGctgctggacaaagtcagccaagCCGCTGCCACAGAGAAAGAG ttgaaaagaaaaagtgctCGTGTGGCTTCGCTGGAGCAACAGTTACAGGAGAAAACCTCTGCCTACAGTCAGGCTGCCCTGAGCAACACTGAGCTGGAGAATCAGCTTCTG GAGAAAACCAGCAACCTTCAGCATTACCAGTCACTGATGACCAAAAAGCAAAAGGAGTACCAGCAATCTTTGGACAAGTGTAAACAATCACAATCTCAACAACTTATGGAGCAACAGCACCGAATAGAAATG TTGCAGCAGTCTGGGGAGGAGGCTCGGTCTCAGATGTTGCTGATGGAGCACGAGCTGAGCTCACTCCAGAGGGAGCGGGACGAGGCTCAGGACGCAGTACTTCTGCTGCAGAGCTCCATGGTCCAACTCACACAG CAGCGGCAGGTCGAAGTAAGAGACAACGAGGAGTTGCTGCAGAGTTTGAAAGAGCAGGCGGCTCAGTCTGCTTCCACG GTGAGCGAACTCCAGTCGTCTCTGTCGGCGTGTCGAGAGGAGCTGAACGTATGCCTGCTGCAGATggacaagatgaagaagaactaTGAGAGTGAGCTGCAGAAGAACAAAGACCGG GTGTCCTCTCTGCAGGAGAAGCTCCACGGGGCCAGTCTGGTTTGTCAGAGCTCCGCTGAGCAGAACCTGCAGCTGCAGCTTTCTCTCCAGCGGCAGCAGACCATGCTGACTGAGAGCGCTGCTCACATCTCTGAACTGGAGGACAGTCAGAGCCAGCTGCAGACACAG GTGTCCagtctggagcagcagctggaacGAACTCGGGCCACTCTGCAGGGGGAGGCGAGGAACCGAGAGCGGGACGCCCAGGAGAAAgacgaggagctgcaggagatgAAGCAGCAGAACATACAACTGTCGGAGTCCGTCGG CCCCCTGAGATCAGAGGTGACAAAGTGTCGAGGCGAGCTGGCGTCTAAAGATTCGGAGCTGCAGCGTTTGAGGAAGGATGTCGACGACAAGATGCGTCAGGTCCGCTGCAGGGACGAAAGCCTCCAGCATATGAAGAAGCAGCTCGACAGCAAGAGCGACACGG GGATGGATCTGGAGGAGAAGCTCCATCGCTGTGAGGCCGACAGGCTCAACTGTGTCCAGCGGGCCCAGATGCTGGAGGCACAGCTTCAGGCGGTGCAGAGAGAGTCGGCTGAGACTCTGGAGCAACTACGGGAACTCAGAGATGTTCTCCAAAGAACCCAAACCATCGCAGATGAGCGGCACGCCTCGGTGGAAAAGCTGACTGTCCAGCTGAG tgagaCCCAGAGGGTGTTGGAGGAGAGAACTCACGAGGTCTTGGACATGGACAATGCACTGAAGGAGAGACAGGGGGAGCTCCAACAGAGAGCACAGCTG CTGGGTCAGCTGGAGGTGGCCCTCCGAGAGCACAAGCAGGAGATGCAGAAGAAGGTGGAGTCTTTGCAGCAGAGCCTGCAGGCCAGAGAGAGGGAGCTCACCGACAGACACATGAAG gaggaggagctggctgtgaaggaggcggagctgcaGAACATGGTCACCTCTTTAGAGCTGGAGCTGGACTTGGAGAAGGAGCAGCACAGCAAGGAG CTGGAGTCCCTGCAGCAGACTCGCGGCCAGCTCCTCAAAGTCTCCGAGCACATCTCCTCCACCATGATCTCCTCCCAGGAGCAGCTTGCAGCTAAACTTCAGCAGAGCCAGAACCAACTGGAGGAAGCCAAAACCGAAGTTGAGCAAACCAAGACAAAGTTGGATCGCACCCGCGACCAAGTCGGTCACCTCCAAACATGCAGAGACCAGACTCAGACGCAGCTCCTCCAGAGTAAAACCCAGCTGGAGCAAAGCAGGATTCTGTGTGAGCAGAGCAGAGCCCAGAAGAGTCTCCTCATTGTCCAGCTGGAGCAGCTCAGCACCCAGTTAAATCAAGCCAAGGTCCAGGTCGGCCAGCTCCAGACTGAGCTCCAGGCCTTCAAGGCGTCCATGGAGACGTCTCGCGAGTCCCTGCTCATCAAG GAGTCTGAAGCGACCCGTCTCCAAGCCAGGATCTCCTGTCTGGAGCGAGCTGCTGACCACAAGCATCTGTACAGTCTCACACACTCCCCGCCTGCTCGGCACACATCCACACGCTCCCCGGagaactcctcctcttctcacttCCCTGCTGCCTCCCCCCAGAAGCTGCAAACAACCCTCCCTTCGTCTCAGCACGCTCACTCgactcgcctcctctccccgacacacacacagacttgttCATCGCCCCCTGCTCACACATACCTGCAGCCCCTCTCGGCCCCTCATCCGTCCAACCGAACATGTGACTGGCTGCACAGAAGCAGTATCGACTCCTCTCTGGATCTTCCTCTGAGTCTGAAGGCCACACTGAGGGAGGCTTGGGGCACGCGTCTGTGggagtcctcctcttcctcctcctcctcctcatctttccCGAGCACGGCGGACCACAGTTGGCAGGGCCTCAGCAACATGGAGGCCACGGCAGCCTCTGACCTCTCCTTCAACCCCCTCACATACAGGGTGGACAAGCGAGACGACATAAACCTCAGCATGGAAGATAGCTCCGTGCAGCAGGGAGACGAAGAGCAGGCGAGTGAGTCTGTGAGCACTCTGGTGGGTCAGCAGGAGGATATGAGCTCACTCACAGGGATGCTGAAGTTTGTTAATCAGACGTTAGCCATGCAGGAGGATCCTTCTTTGTGGACCTCCACTGGGCTGCAGACTGCACACATcctccag AGGGACgtcaaggagacatga